The following proteins are encoded in a genomic region of Chryseobacterium cucumeris:
- a CDS encoding response regulator transcription factor: METPIQNKEIIFLLADDHSIVRQGMEIVISDIVPNAKVYQTSSLHQVLELIESKGIEIAVIDAHFPDGNSLHILPQMKSVNPDIKILIFTGLEEELHGLKFIKAGADGYLSKLSEEEDVRKAITTFIEKGEYFSDLLRNLLVQFVYNPDLISPLNSLTKREMQIAELYAEGYGNLEISNSLNIKQNTVSTIKKNIFEKLKIENMVELVDLVKTHHKL, translated from the coding sequence ATGGAAACACCAATACAAAATAAAGAGATTATATTCCTTCTGGCAGACGATCACAGCATTGTACGCCAGGGAATGGAGATTGTTATCAGCGATATTGTTCCTAACGCTAAAGTTTATCAAACTTCATCCTTACATCAGGTATTGGAACTGATAGAATCGAAAGGAATCGAGATCGCTGTTATTGATGCCCATTTCCCGGACGGAAACAGTCTTCATATTTTGCCACAGATGAAAAGCGTAAATCCTGATATTAAAATTTTGATTTTTACAGGACTTGAAGAAGAGCTGCACGGCCTTAAATTTATTAAAGCCGGTGCTGATGGCTACCTGAGTAAACTGAGTGAGGAAGAAGACGTAAGAAAAGCAATTACAACCTTCATCGAAAAAGGAGAGTACTTCTCTGATCTTCTGAGAAACCTGCTGGTACAGTTTGTTTACAATCCGGATCTGATAAGCCCGCTCAACAGTTTAACCAAAAGAGAAATGCAGATTGCAGAACTTTATGCTGAAGGATATGGAAACCTGGAAATTTCAAACAGTCTGAATATCAAACAAAATACAGTAAGCACAATCAAAAAAAATATCTTTGAAAAACTCAAGATTGAAAATATGGTTGAGCTTGTGGACCTTGTCAAAACCCACCATAAACTATAG
- a CDS encoding sensor histidine kinase, with protein sequence MKNKFLNFKLRKLVHYSLILCILLIQVIIAIFFYNEFVNGKKLKFIKDQLEESRALGGLTDNSRKDFMDAQDHLQKYMATQDNDDLQLYFQSLRKLKTNFDKIGEYENTSPRLKKNLAIRSKDTLKTAKLKTLIDSVYQTSLNPPAKIEDKQYEPAKYKNDFEDFNIQTRTYADTIKKKGFFGRLKDAVTGKVDVQKESTVITMTNNKTLDISQVKSKMDNTLKSMDKHYAAEVKKVQLLAAISQKNNLQFYSNFSKLLVYSNNLIEVYENAIKDFQSELEKEYNDQSSNNNKIRTYLVLGLMILMFIVSILIMYFTRMAFIYEQKLDAANKEIKKNLNFKNRILGMLSHDLRSPLKIINIFIDKIHRTTEDETIKDYLKSIKFTNSTLLLQSNQILEYTKNENAEKELIQSVFNLKDEISSIVKVITPYLETRNNRFAVTDRIPENLVVYSDNIRINQIFMNILGNANKFTENGQIDLVLATESLGENKICLITTVADTGVGISESDLGKIFDPYYQGMVSDEVDNLGAGLGLNLVKEIVELFDGNISVESKLHKGTKVTFRINLNINNNGNTNTK encoded by the coding sequence ATGAAAAATAAATTCTTAAATTTTAAATTGAGAAAACTTGTTCATTATTCCTTGATCCTTTGTATTTTACTGATACAGGTGATTATTGCCATATTTTTCTACAACGAATTTGTCAACGGGAAAAAGCTGAAGTTTATAAAAGATCAGCTTGAAGAAAGCCGTGCCCTGGGAGGATTAACTGATAATTCCAGGAAAGATTTCATGGATGCACAGGATCATCTTCAGAAATATATGGCTACTCAGGATAATGATGATCTGCAGCTCTATTTCCAGTCGCTGAGAAAACTTAAAACTAATTTTGATAAAATTGGTGAATACGAAAATACAAGTCCAAGATTGAAAAAAAATCTGGCTATTCGTAGTAAGGATACCTTAAAGACCGCAAAACTGAAGACGTTAATAGATTCAGTGTACCAGACATCCCTCAATCCGCCGGCAAAAATTGAGGACAAACAATATGAACCTGCCAAGTATAAAAACGATTTTGAAGATTTCAATATTCAGACCCGTACTTATGCGGATACCATTAAAAAGAAAGGCTTTTTCGGGCGTCTGAAAGATGCGGTAACAGGGAAAGTGGATGTTCAGAAGGAGAGTACTGTAATCACAATGACCAATAACAAGACTCTGGATATTTCTCAGGTAAAATCCAAAATGGACAATACCCTAAAATCTATGGACAAGCATTACGCTGCCGAAGTAAAAAAGGTTCAGCTGCTTGCGGCCATTAGTCAGAAGAATAATTTACAGTTTTACAGCAATTTCAGTAAGCTGCTGGTATATAGTAATAACTTAATAGAGGTTTACGAAAATGCCATCAAGGATTTTCAATCTGAACTGGAAAAAGAATACAACGACCAAAGCTCTAATAATAACAAGATAAGAACCTATCTGGTATTGGGACTGATGATTCTGATGTTTATTGTTTCTATTCTGATTATGTATTTTACAAGAATGGCGTTTATTTATGAACAGAAACTGGATGCTGCCAATAAAGAGATTAAAAAGAATCTTAATTTCAAAAACAGGATTCTGGGAATGTTAAGTCATGACCTGAGGTCTCCTTTGAAAATCATCAATATTTTCATTGACAAAATCCACAGAACCACCGAAGATGAAACGATAAAGGATTATCTTAAATCCATCAAGTTCACCAACAGTACCTTGCTTCTGCAGTCTAATCAGATTCTGGAATATACCAAAAACGAGAATGCTGAAAAAGAGCTTATACAGTCGGTCTTCAATCTTAAAGATGAAATCAGCTCTATTGTAAAGGTCATTACCCCTTATCTGGAAACGAGAAACAACAGGTTTGCTGTGACAGACAGAATCCCTGAAAATCTGGTGGTCTATTCGGATAATATCAGAATCAATCAGATTTTTATGAATATTCTGGGGAATGCCAACAAGTTTACAGAAAACGGACAGATTGATCTTGTATTGGCTACAGAATCCCTTGGAGAAAATAAAATTTGCCTGATCACAACAGTAGCAGATACGGGAGTAGGAATATCAGAATCTGATCTTGGTAAAATTTTTGATCCTTATTATCAGGGGATGGTTTCTGATGAAGTAGATAATCTGGGAGCAGGACTTGGGCTTAACCTTGTAAAAGAAATTGTAGAGCTTTTTGACGGTAATATATCGGTTGAAAGCAAATTACATAAAGGAACTAAAGTGACATTCAGGATCAATTTAAATATTAATAATAATGGAAACACCAATACAAAATAA
- a CDS encoding vWA domain-containing protein: protein MTDKNFNPGKGLIFSKHVPEELSHFERVFDVFKDLLTHTSGDIEEAFDWLDMLDQEYDIFNDEYTLQDFEEDLKKRGYIREEDPEKGNTGSGKGKNILTPKLEAALREYALDQIFGKLKKNGAGNHRTHKTGIGDERDGENRSFQYGDDLAAVNMTESLKNAQINNGISDLRLTEDDLIVEETKHKAQMSTVLMIDISHSMILYGEDRITPAKKVAMALVELIKRKYPKDSIDIIVFGNEAWPIKIKDLPYLKVGPYHTNTVAGLELAMDILRRKRNTNKQIFMITDGKPSCIQLPSGEFYMNSFGLDEKIVNQCFNRAAQARKLKIPITTFMIAQDPYLRQFVEEFTAQNKGKAFLTGLSGLGQMIFEDYEKNRIRRI from the coding sequence ATGACAGATAAAAATTTTAATCCCGGAAAAGGCTTGATATTCAGCAAACATGTGCCGGAGGAATTATCACATTTTGAGCGTGTCTTTGATGTTTTCAAAGATCTGCTTACCCATACCTCCGGAGATATTGAAGAAGCCTTCGACTGGCTGGACATGCTTGATCAGGAATATGATATTTTCAATGATGAGTATACCCTTCAGGATTTTGAAGAGGATTTGAAAAAACGAGGTTATATCAGGGAAGAAGACCCTGAAAAAGGCAATACGGGAAGTGGAAAAGGTAAAAATATATTAACCCCTAAACTGGAAGCTGCCCTTCGTGAATATGCGTTGGATCAGATCTTTGGTAAACTGAAGAAAAACGGAGCCGGAAATCACCGTACCCATAAAACAGGAATCGGAGATGAACGTGATGGCGAAAACCGTTCTTTCCAATACGGGGATGATCTTGCTGCTGTGAACATGACCGAAAGTTTAAAGAATGCACAGATCAACAACGGAATCTCAGACCTTCGTCTCACAGAAGATGATCTGATCGTAGAGGAAACCAAGCATAAGGCACAGATGAGTACTGTTCTGATGATTGATATCAGCCATTCAATGATTTTATATGGTGAAGACAGGATTACTCCGGCCAAAAAAGTAGCCATGGCACTCGTGGAATTGATTAAAAGAAAATATCCTAAAGATTCCATTGATATTATTGTTTTTGGAAACGAGGCATGGCCCATTAAGATCAAAGACCTTCCCTATTTAAAAGTTGGTCCTTATCATACCAATACCGTAGCAGGTCTGGAACTCGCCATGGATATCCTTCGCAGAAAAAGAAATACCAACAAGCAGATTTTTATGATCACCGACGGAAAACCCAGCTGTATTCAGTTGCCCAGCGGTGAGTTTTATATGAATAGCTTTGGGCTGGATGAAAAAATTGTCAACCAGTGTTTCAACAGAGCAGCACAGGCAAGAAAACTGAAAATTCCTATCACGACTTTCATGATTGCCCAGGATCCTTATCTGCGTCAGTTTGTGGAAGAGTTTACAGCCCAGAATAAAGGAAAGGCCTTCCTGACCGGACTATCAGGATTAGGGCAGATGATTTTTGAAGATTACGAAAAAAACAGAATAAGAAGAATATAA
- a CDS encoding VOC family protein, giving the protein MKLTSLRMISKDIKATVAFYEQITGFSATWYTEDFAELSTDSITIAIGSTRTMQMFSEDLTDFAGTKSTIIEFMVKNVDEEYERIKSMTSRIIQEPTTMPWGNRSFLFCDPDGNMINFFTPVSEEAVKKFG; this is encoded by the coding sequence ATGAAACTTACCTCATTAAGAATGATCAGCAAAGACATCAAAGCAACAGTAGCATTTTATGAACAGATTACCGGATTTTCTGCCACATGGTATACAGAAGATTTTGCAGAACTCTCTACTGATTCTATCACAATTGCTATCGGAAGTACCCGGACCATGCAAATGTTCTCAGAAGATCTTACAGATTTCGCAGGAACAAAATCAACTATTATTGAATTTATGGTTAAAAATGTTGACGAAGAATACGAAAGGATTAAAAGTATGACTTCCCGAATTATTCAGGAGCCGACAACGATGCCATGGGGAAACAGATCTTTCCTGTTCTGTGATCCGGATGGCAATATGATTAACTTTTTTACTCCGGTAAGTGAAGAGGCTGTGAAGAAATTCGGCTAA
- a CDS encoding YoaK family protein, with translation MFRHRGKNRTYFHNLKLASVLSFVAGIVNIAGVLSVKVLTTNITGHFAFFSEEILIDHYNKALTYFIFIICFLGGAFSSSFMVEFSSGHKMFRPHLIPLITEILILGFVGITGDQTLKISISHYAIAGLLLFAMGVQNSLVTRVSQSVVRTTHLTGLFTDLGIELSKLFFKERENEKRQLKKNIALKLVIIACFFAGCMIGGFVYSMIQLKTLLVTAGLLFGVIRYDKFLYRYYALKRKFR, from the coding sequence ATGTTCAGACACAGAGGGAAAAACAGAACCTATTTTCACAATCTTAAGCTTGCATCAGTACTTTCATTTGTTGCAGGGATAGTGAATATTGCAGGTGTTTTATCTGTGAAAGTGCTTACTACGAATATAACCGGACATTTTGCCTTCTTTTCTGAAGAAATTCTTATCGATCATTACAACAAGGCACTCACTTATTTTATCTTTATTATATGTTTTCTGGGAGGAGCATTTTCATCCAGTTTTATGGTTGAGTTTTCGTCCGGACACAAAATGTTCCGTCCGCATCTCATTCCTTTGATCACCGAAATTCTGATTTTAGGTTTTGTGGGAATAACAGGTGACCAAACATTGAAAATCTCAATATCTCATTATGCAATTGCCGGGCTTTTGCTTTTTGCAATGGGGGTTCAGAACTCACTGGTAACAAGAGTATCACAATCTGTGGTAAGAACTACTCATCTTACGGGGTTATTTACTGATCTGGGAATAGAGCTTTCAAAACTTTTTTTTAAGGAAAGGGAAAACGAAAAGAGGCAGCTTAAAAAAAATATCGCCCTGAAACTGGTGATTATCGCCTGCTTTTTTGCAGGATGTATGATTGGCGGTTTTGTGTACAGCATGATTCAGCTTAAAACGCTGCTTGTAACTGCGGGATTGCTCTTTGGCGTAATCAGGTATGATAAGTTCCTGTACCGGTATTACGCTTTAAAAAGGAAATTCAGATAG
- a CDS encoding sigma 54-interacting transcriptional regulator, with the protein MKNDITFKELKKSGYTHKTINEEIQANLIARIKSKEPVFEGLWGYEDTVVPQLKKAILAGHHINLLGLRGQAKTRIARSMVNLLDEYIPIVKGSEINDSPFQPISKFAKDLIAELGDETPISWVHRSHRFYEKLATPDVNVADLIGDIDPIKAATLKLPYSDERVLHYGMIPRANRSIFVLNELPDLQARIQVSLFNILQEGDIQIRGFQLRMPLDIQFVFTANPEDYTNRGSIVTPLKDRIGSQIFTHYPKTIALARQITEQEALISAEDKEQILIPDLAKDLLEEVAFAARISEYVDAKSGVSARLTISAMENLVAAAKLRLIESGAERTTVRLLDFMSIIPSITGKIELVYEGEQEGADYVAKILIDKAVMTQFESLFPRISKLEKEGIKTPYTDLIRWFNKNHLELNYNDTDEEFYAKLDKIEPLTTVVEENASELSREDQNFCKELVLWALTISNKIDKSENQNAFTFDSPGIGQFLRN; encoded by the coding sequence ATGAAAAACGATATTACATTCAAAGAATTAAAAAAATCCGGCTATACTCATAAAACAATTAATGAGGAAATCCAGGCCAATCTGATTGCCAGAATTAAATCTAAAGAACCTGTATTTGAAGGGCTTTGGGGCTATGAAGACACTGTTGTTCCCCAACTGAAAAAGGCAATTCTTGCCGGACACCACATCAATTTACTGGGACTGCGCGGACAGGCAAAAACCAGGATTGCAAGAAGCATGGTAAATCTTCTTGATGAATATATACCTATCGTAAAAGGGTCTGAAATCAATGACAGCCCGTTTCAGCCCATTTCAAAATTTGCCAAAGACCTGATTGCTGAACTGGGTGATGAAACTCCGATTTCATGGGTACACCGTTCTCACCGTTTCTATGAAAAACTGGCCACTCCCGATGTAAATGTGGCTGACTTAATCGGTGACATTGATCCTATTAAAGCAGCAACCCTGAAACTTCCTTATTCCGACGAACGGGTCCTCCATTATGGAATGATTCCGCGTGCCAACCGTTCTATTTTTGTTTTAAATGAATTACCGGATCTGCAGGCAAGAATCCAGGTTTCTTTGTTTAATATTTTACAGGAAGGAGATATTCAGATCCGCGGATTCCAGCTGAGAATGCCGCTTGATATTCAGTTTGTCTTTACCGCCAATCCGGAAGATTATACGAACAGAGGAAGTATTGTAACGCCGCTGAAAGATAGAATAGGATCTCAGATCTTCACCCATTATCCCAAAACAATAGCACTTGCCAGACAGATTACAGAACAGGAAGCATTGATTTCTGCTGAAGATAAAGAACAGATCCTGATTCCTGATCTGGCAAAAGATCTTTTGGAAGAGGTTGCTTTTGCAGCCCGTATCAGCGAATATGTGGATGCAAAAAGCGGTGTCAGTGCCCGTTTGACCATCAGTGCCATGGAAAATTTAGTGGCAGCGGCGAAATTACGTTTAATTGAATCCGGAGCAGAAAGAACCACTGTACGTCTGCTTGATTTTATGTCAATTATACCATCCATCACAGGGAAAATTGAGCTGGTCTATGAAGGAGAACAGGAAGGAGCAGATTATGTGGCCAAAATATTAATTGACAAAGCCGTAATGACACAATTTGAAAGCCTGTTCCCACGTATTTCAAAACTGGAAAAAGAAGGCATCAAAACTCCATACACTGACCTGATCAGATGGTTTAACAAAAATCATTTAGAACTTAACTACAATGATACGGATGAAGAATTTTATGCTAAACTTGACAAGATAGAACCTTTGACAACTGTGGTGGAAGAAAATGCCTCTGAATTGAGCAGAGAAGATCAGAATTTCTGCAAAGAGCTTGTATTATGGGCATTAACCATCAGCAATAAAATTGATAAATCTGAAAATCAGAATGCTTTCACTTTCGATTCTCCCGGAATCGGCCAATTCTTACGCAACTAA
- a CDS encoding Crp/Fnr family transcriptional regulator: MISKFIFNNQYLFDELPEYDKNLLTGAMKTRNYRKNEPIFTDGTKPNGVYYLNEGKIKKYKVDNDGREQIIYIYSSGEFFGYSAILSNESYGDTTSTLENSVISFISKDSFLDILSQSSVLSRLLLKSLSHEFSVMANLIAVLSHRTVRERAALSLLILHDKYTSNDTPDHEVFITLSRVDLANMVGTARETLARIINDFKQEKLIRSEGRKIQITDIKRLIHIANFY, translated from the coding sequence ATGATCTCAAAATTTATTTTTAACAATCAGTATCTTTTTGATGAACTCCCTGAGTATGATAAAAATCTTCTTACAGGAGCTATGAAAACCAGGAACTATCGTAAAAATGAACCCATATTTACTGACGGAACGAAACCCAATGGCGTTTACTACCTGAACGAAGGTAAAATAAAGAAATACAAGGTTGATAATGACGGAAGGGAGCAGATTATTTACATTTACAGTTCCGGTGAATTTTTCGGATATTCTGCTATTCTGAGCAATGAATCTTACGGAGATACGACCTCAACCCTTGAAAATTCTGTGATCTCATTTATTTCAAAAGACAGTTTTCTGGATATTCTGAGTCAGTCATCAGTGCTTTCGAGGCTGCTGCTGAAATCTTTAAGCCATGAATTCAGCGTAATGGCGAACCTTATTGCAGTTTTATCCCACCGTACAGTCCGTGAAAGAGCTGCTCTCAGTTTACTGATTCTTCATGATAAGTATACATCAAATGACACACCTGACCATGAAGTATTCATTACCCTTTCCCGTGTGGATCTTGCCAATATGGTGGGAACAGCAAGAGAAACCTTAGCCCGTATCATCAATGATTTCAAGCAGGAAAAACTGATCAGATCTGAAGGACGGAAAATACAAATTACTGATATTAAGCGATTAATTCATATCGCTAATTTTTATTAA
- a CDS encoding alpha/beta fold hydrolase, whose protein sequence is MKTIRKISALSLLCLTLFTVVTVSCTEENEPPTTQEIQNRNHQTAKTQFITVKGNAIAYRVLGKEDGIPLVLLPGLGGSMDDWDPAVTDGLAKNYKVIIFDNKGVSSSKGTTPNTVQAMADDAVDFIKALNLTKVNIMGFSMGGFVAQRIVLTNPSLINKVILTGTGPQGAIGLSNLPNIIAGTAGLSPEASYLKFGFTESAQSIAEGKASFARVQLRTTDRDLPLSDAASGAQFTAVLSWAQPDADALTEIEKIKNPVLIVHGENDLPVSVQNAKNMAQHLDHAELVIFPDSGHASFYQYHDTFVAKATEFLGK, encoded by the coding sequence ATGAAAACAATCAGAAAAATCTCAGCCTTAAGCTTATTATGTTTAACTCTTTTTACTGTAGTAACAGTTTCCTGTACTGAAGAAAATGAACCTCCCACGACGCAGGAGATACAAAACAGAAACCACCAGACTGCCAAAACCCAATTCATAACCGTTAAAGGAAATGCCATCGCATACCGTGTTTTAGGAAAAGAAGACGGGATTCCTTTGGTTCTCCTTCCGGGATTAGGCGGCTCAATGGATGACTGGGATCCTGCAGTGACGGATGGACTGGCTAAAAACTACAAAGTCATTATATTTGATAACAAAGGAGTCTCTTCCTCCAAAGGAACCACTCCCAACACGGTTCAGGCGATGGCCGACGATGCGGTAGACTTTATTAAGGCTTTGAACCTGACCAAAGTGAATATCATGGGATTTTCTATGGGAGGATTCGTCGCACAGCGAATAGTGCTTACCAATCCGTCACTGATTAATAAAGTGATTTTAACAGGTACAGGCCCTCAGGGAGCTATAGGCTTGTCTAATCTTCCCAATATTATTGCCGGAACCGCTGGCTTAAGTCCTGAAGCTTCATACCTGAAATTTGGTTTTACAGAATCTGCTCAGAGTATTGCGGAAGGAAAAGCTTCTTTTGCAAGAGTTCAGCTTCGTACGACGGACAGAGATCTTCCGTTAAGTGATGCTGCCTCCGGTGCTCAGTTTACTGCAGTATTGAGCTGGGCTCAGCCTGATGCTGATGCGCTTACAGAAATAGAGAAGATTAAAAATCCCGTACTGATTGTGCATGGTGAAAATGATCTTCCGGTATCTGTTCAGAATGCAAAAAATATGGCTCAGCATTTAGACCATGCAGAACTGGTGATCTTCCCGGATTCAGGACACGCTTCTTTTTATCAATATCACGATACATTTGTTGCGAAAGCTACAGAATTCCTTGGAAAATAA
- a CDS encoding ACT domain-containing protein encodes MSGEKDLAILIQNMEPVLNTGEYVFCTVETLAAIPDLEKVLFFFRENEAVTIVVEKAVADEWNMNYSYISSWITLTIHSSLEAVGLTAAFANALKKENISCNVVAAYFHDHIFVARKDAEKAMDALYALRSAQKL; translated from the coding sequence ATGTCAGGAGAAAAAGACTTGGCCATACTGATTCAGAATATGGAACCAGTATTGAATACCGGAGAATATGTATTTTGTACTGTTGAAACTTTAGCTGCAATACCGGACCTCGAAAAGGTTCTGTTTTTTTTCCGGGAAAATGAAGCCGTTACCATTGTGGTAGAAAAAGCAGTAGCAGATGAATGGAATATGAATTACAGCTATATTTCTTCATGGATTACTCTTACAATTCACTCTTCTCTTGAAGCCGTAGGGCTTACTGCAGCTTTTGCCAATGCCCTGAAAAAGGAAAATATCAGCTGTAATGTCGTTGCCGCTTACTTCCATGATCATATATTTGTAGCCCGAAAAGATGCTGAAAAAGCGATGGATGCCCTTTATGCATTGAGATCGGCTCAGAAGCTGTAA